Part of the Mycolicibacterium thermoresistibile genome, GTACCACCACCTTCGCCACGGCAGCCACTCTACCGGCGCAAACGCCCGCCCCGTCTCAAAGGCACGAGTCGATGTAGGCGGTGCACAACGGCCGGGCCAGCGCAGCCAGCACTTGCAGGTCCGGCGGGGCAGACCAGGACACCCGCGGAGGTGATGAAGCCCACAGCGCCAGCTCGGCCACCGTGCCGTTGCGCGGGTCGGCCAGCAGGTACTGACGCAGCACCTGCGGACCGGGCAGGCTGATCACCGCGGCCATCCCGGTACCGAGGTCGGAGGTGATCGTCGCCGAGCTGCCCGGGGCGGTGTGCTGACAGTTTCGCACCGCCTCCACCGCTGTGCGCAGTACCCCGAACGCCGTCTCGCCGGTGCGCCAGGTCTCGCCGCGCCAATGCCACACCTGCACCTGCAGCTGCCAGTCACCGGGCGGTTGGGTGACGACGGCGCGCGCCGCGACGGCGTGGTCGCGGGGGTCGTCACCGGCGACGGGGACGGCGCACGATTCCTCGAACCGCATCGGCGCCGCGGTCGCGGTGGCCAGCGAGGCCGGTTCGGGCCACCGGTACTGGTCGTGCAACGGGATCGCCGACGGCCTGATCCACGCGGAATCCGGGATGCGGTCGCAGTACGGCGGGCAGTCGCCGGCGTCGGCCCCCGCCGTGCCGGCCGCAACCGGCAGGACGAGCAGACCGCACACGCTGAGCAGTCCGATCAGCATCCGCACGGCGCCACCCCCTTGGGCGCACAATGTTAGGCATGCAACTGACCCATTTCGGCCATTCGTGCTTACTTGCCAGCTTTCGGTCCGAATCGGGGACGGACACCTCGGTGCTCTTCGATCCCGGCATCTTCTCTCACGGGTTCGAGGGCATCACCGGTTTGTCGGCGATCCTGATCACCCATCAGCATCCGGACCACGCGGACACCGAGCGGCTGCCGGCGCTGCTGGAGGCCAATCCGCAGGCCAAGCTGTACGCCGATCCGCAGACCGCCGCCCAACTGGGCGAGCCGTGGCAGCCGGTGCACGTCGGGGACGAATTCACCATCGGCCATCTGACGGTGCGCGGCGCCGGCGGGCGGCACGCGGTGATCCACCCGGAACTGCCGGTGATCGACAACATCTCGTATCTGATCGGCGACGGTGAGCATCCGGCCCGGCTGATGCACCCGGGTGACGCGCTGTTCACCCCCGGTGAGCCGGTCGACGTGCTCGCGACGCCGGCTGCCGCGCCGTGGCTGAAGATCTCCGAGGCGGTGGATTATCTGCGTGCGGTGGCGCCGAACCGAGCAGTGCCGATCCATCAGGCGATCATCGATCCCAGCGCCCGCGGCATCTTCTACAGCCGGCTGCAGGAGATGACCGACACCGACTTCCAGGTGCTCAAAGAGGAGAACGCCACCCAGTTCTGACCGGGGTCAGGCGGTGTCGCGGGCGGCGGCGCGGCCGGCGGCGCGCCCGGAGAAGATGCAGCCGCCCAGGAAGGTGCCCTCCAGCGAGCGGTAGCCGTGCACGCCGCCGCCGCCGAAGCCGGCCGCCTCCCCCGCCGCGTAGAGCCCGTCGAACACCTCGCCGTCACCGCGCAACACCCGTGAGTCCAGGTCGGTCTCCAACCCGCCCAGCGTCTTTCGGGTCAGGATGTGCAGTTTGACCGCGATCAGCGGCCCGGCCTTCGAATCGGTCAGCCGGTGTGGGGCCACCACCCGCGACACCCGGTCGCCGAGGTAGCCGCGGGCAGCGCGGATCGCCATCACCTGGGTGTCCTTGGTGAACTTGTTGACCACCTCGCGATCCCGGGCGGCCACCTCGGCCGCCACCGTCGCATAGTCCAACGGCAGCACGTCGGGCAGCTCGTTCATGGCGGCCACCAGCCCCTGCAGCGAGTTCGCGCTGACGAAGTCGGCGCCCCGGTCGACGAATGCCTGCACCGGTTCTGGTGCGCCCGGGCGGATCCGCGCCAGCACGTCGCGGACGCTGCGGCCGGTGAGGTCGGGGTTCTGTTCCTGCCCCGACAGCGCGAACTCCTTGGCGATGATCCGGGCGTTGAGGATGAACCAGGTGTAGTCCTGCCCGGTCTGGGTGATGTATTCGAGCGTGCCGAGGGTGTCGAACCCCGGATACAGCGGTGCCGGTAGCCGTTTGCCGTGGGCGTCGAGCCACAGCGACGACGGGCCGGGCAGGATCCGGATGCCGTGCAGCGGCCAGATCGGGTCGTAGTTGGTGATGCCTTCGGTGTAGTGCCACATCCGGTCGCTGTTGATGACGTTGGCGCCGGCCTCCTCGGCGATCTCCATCATCCGGCCGTCGACGTAGGCGGGCACCCCGCTGAGCATCTGCTCGGGCACCCGGCCCATCCGCGGCGGCCAGTTCTGCCGCACCAGGTCGTGGTTGCCGCCGATGCCGCCGCTGGCCACGATCACCGCGGCGTCGCGGAACTCGAAATCGCCGACCACTTTCCGCGACGACGCGAATCCGCGCGGCGCCTGAGACGGTTCCAGGACCGACCCGCGCACTCCGACGACGACCCCGTCTTCGACGATCAGTTCGTCGACCCGGTGGCGGAATGCGAACCGCACCTGGGACCGTTCCGCGGCGGCGTGCAGACGCCGGGCGAAGATGTCGACGATCGCCGGTCCGGTGCCCCAGGTGATGTGGAACCGGGGCACCGAATTGCCGTGTCCGCGTGCGTCGTAGCCGCCCCGCTCGGCCCAGCCGACCACCGGGAAGGTCTGCAGGCCGCGGGCCCGCAGCCAGGTGCGTTTCTCGTAGGTGGCGAAGTTGACGTAGGCCTCGGCCCACTTGCGGGGCCAGTAGTCCTCCGGCCGGTCGAAGCCGGCGGTGCCCAGCCAGTCCTGCCACGCCAGTTCGTAGCTGTCCCGGATGCCCAGCCGTCGTTGTTCGGGGCTGTCGACGAAGAACAGTCCGCCGAAGGACCAGTAGGCCTGCCCGCCGAGGTTGGCGGCGTTCTCCTGGTCGACGATCAGCACCCGGCGGCCGCGGTCGACCAACTCGCAGGCGGCGACGAGGCCGGCCAACCCGGCGCCCACCACGATGACATCAGCGTCTGCCATGACCGCAACGTTAGCGGTCCGGACGCTCAGGCGGCGTCGGTCAGGACCGGGTCGGGCAGCCAGCGGTACACCGTGGGTGTGCTGCGGTGCATCAGGGCCAGGTCGACGGCGTCCAGCATGGCCTGCCGCGGGCCGGTCCGGCGCAGCTGCCGAGCGGACACCGCCAGCCGCAGGATCCCGCCGCGGCGCGCGGTGCGCTCGGCCGACAGCACCACCGTGCGGCACCACCACGGTTCAGCCAGGAAACCCGACCCGATACCGAGCACCCGGCCCCGCAGCGTGGTCTTGCGCACCAGGTCGGTGACCCCGGTCAAACCGACCAGCAGGCGAAAGCCGTTGCGCGGCAGCGCCATTTTGGTGCCCTCGGAGACGATCCAGCCGGGTGCGGCGAACAGCCGGGTGCGCAGCCCCAGGTGCTCGAGCACCCGGTCGGCGCCCATCAGGCGCAGGTTGGCCTCGTGTGCCCGCAGAACCGCGAACTCGCTGCGCCGCCGCTTGGTGGCGGCCTCGTCGAATCCGTTCAGCACGATCGCATCCCCGCGCTCCCGCCGGGCCGTCAGCCACTCGACGGTCTCCGGGTCATGGTCGAGCCGGTAGCCGCCCTTGAGGCGGGGTGCCACCAGCAGCGACACCGGGACATTCCGGGCATCCATCTCGGCGCAGAACTCCGCGGCGTCGGCCAGCGTCCGCCGGCTCAGCTGCGCGACCGAGACGATCAGTTGTCCAGCCACGCCGCCAGTGTGGCGAGCTCAGGTAACCGGATGGTGGCCTGAAGGTGTCCTCAACGCGGCAGCACGGCTTCGATCGCGGCGATCACCTCGGGGGCGTCGGGTTCGGTGCGTGGCCGGAACCGGTTGACCACGGCGCCGTCCGGGGCGATCAGGAATTTCTCGAAGTTCCACTGCACGTCTCCGGCCTGCCCGTCGGCGTCGGCCGTCTTGGTCAACTCCGCGTACAGCGGGTGCCGGTCGGGCCCGTTGACGTCGGTCTTGGCCAGCAGGGGAAATGTGACCCCGTAGGTGGTCGAGCAGAAGGTGCGGATCTCCTCGGGGGTGCCCGGCTCCTGGTTCATGAACTGATTGCACGGCACGCCGACCACGGTCAGCCCCCGCGGGCCGTAGCGCTGCGCCAGTTCCTCCAGAGCGCGGTACTGCGGGGTGAGCCCGCACTTGGAGGCGACGTTGACGATCAGCGCGGCCCCCTCGGCCAGGTCGGCCAGTGTGGTGGCCTGTCCGTCGAGCGTGGTCAGCGGGATCGCGGTGAGCGGCGTATCGGTCATGGCGGGCAGGTTACCGGGTTTCGTGCCCGGCACTGGTGGGCCGGGCGCCGGTGCCTTATATTTTTCACAATCTCGACTAGTGAAAAAGGAGTCGTCGTGGCCGAGCCGTTGTCCGCCCTGCTGACCCGGGAGCACCGCGCCATCGACGCCGGCATCGAGGCCTTCATGTCGGGGCTCGACGCCGGTACCGCCAGACCGGAATCGCTGCACGCGGCACTGCAGACCCTGCGCCGGCACATCTACCTGGAGGAGACCCTGCTCTTCCCGCCGATCCGGGCGGGCGGCATGGCGATGCCGGTGTTCGTGATGCTGCGGGAGCACGGCGCGCTGTGGCGGACGATGGACGAGCTGACCGACCTGATCGCCGCCGACGCCGATCCCGACGTGATCCGCAAGACCTGCCGGAACCTGCTGGAACAGCTCGATCAGCACAACGGCAAAGAGGAGCCGGTCATCTACACCCACGCCGACGCGGAACTGCCGGAGCCGCTGGAGGCCGAGATGGCCCAGTTCCTCGCGGACGGGCAGATGCCACCGGGCTGGGTCTGCGGACACGCGGTGGCCTGACCCGCCGCCGGCTCTACCAGGACCGTGACGTGACCCCTCCCGCACAGGGGTTTCCCTCGGCCTCGTTGTCACCTATATTTATCACAAGTCGCAATTGTAATAATTACGACGGCAACACCGGACTCTGCGGAGCCCGTCGACAGACGGGCCGGCGACCGCCTGTGCGCGGGCGATTTCCTGCCTGATCAGCTGACGGGCCCAGCCGACAGGAGGAGCCGTGACCAGTACCACCCCGGATCTGCGGATACTCGAGGCCCGGCGGCCGTTCCCGGCCCGCCCCGGGCCACGCGGCAGCCTCCTCTACCGGCTGATCACCACCACCGATCACAAGATGATCGGGATTCTCTACGTGGCAACGTGTTTCACCTTCTTCTTCATCGGCGGGCTGATGGCGCTGCTCATACGGGCCGAACTCGCCGCTCCGGGGCTGCAATTCGTCTCTAATGAGCAGTACAACCAGCTGTTCACGATGCACGGCACCATCATGTTGCTGTTCTATGCCACCCCGGTGGTGTTCGGGTTCGCCAACCTGGTGCTGCCGCTGCAGATCGGCGCTCCCGATGTGGCGTTCCCCCGGCTCAACGCGTTGAGCTACTGGCTGTTCCTGTTCGGCGCCGCCACCGCGCTCGCCGGTTTCCTCACCCCCGACGGTGCAGCCGACTTCGGCTGGACCGCCTACACCCCACTCAGCAGCGCGGTCTACTCCCCCGGCGCCGGCGTGGATCTGTGGATCTTCGGGCTGGCCGTCGCCGGTCTGGGCACCATCCTCGGTGCGGTCAACATGATCACCACCGTGGTGTGCATGCGCGCCCCGGGCATGACCATGTTCCGGATGCCGATCTTCACCTGGAACATCCTGGTCACCTCGGTGCTGGTGCTGGCCGTCTTTCCCCTGTTGACCGCCGCGCTGCTCGGCCTGGCGGCCGACCGCCGGCTGGGGGCGCACATCTACGACGCCGCCAACGGCGGGGCGTTGCTCTACCAGCACCTGTTCTGGTTCTTCGGGCATCCGGAGGTGTACATCGTCGCGCTGCCGTTCTTCGGCATCGTCACCGAGATCTTCCCGGTGTTCTCCCGCAAACCGGTATTCGGTTACACCGCACTGGTGTATGCGACGGTCGGTATCGGCGCGCTGTCGATGGCGGTGTGGGCGCACCACATGTTCGCCACCGGCGCCGTGCTGCTGCCGTTCTTCAGCTTCATGTCGTATCTGATCGCGGTGCCGACCGGGATCAAGTTCTTCAACTGGATCGGCACCATGTGGAAGGGGCAGCTGACGTTCGAGTCGCCGATGCTGTTCTCGGTCGGGTTCATCCTCACCTTCCTGATCGGCGGATTGTCAGGGGTGATGCTGGCCAGCCCGCCGCTGGACTTCCACGTCACCGACACCTACTTCCTGGTCGCGCACTTCCACTACGTGCTGTTCGGCACGATCGTGTTCGCCACGTTCGCCGGTGTGTACTTCTGGTTCCCGAAGATGACCGGCCGGATGCTCGACGAACGGTTGGCCAAGCTGCACTTCTGGCTCACCTTCATCGGCTTTCACACCACGTTCCTGGTGCAGCACTGGCTGGGTAACGAGGGCATGCCGCGGCGTTATGCCGACTACCTGCCCGCCGACGGGTTCCAGCCGCTCAACATCGTGTCGACCGTGGGTGCGTTCATCCTCGGGGCGTCGATGCTGCCGTTCATCTGGAACGTGTTCAAGAGCCGGCGCTACGGCGACCCGGTGACGGTGGACGACCCGTGGGGGCACGGCAATTCCCTGGAGTGGGCGACCACCTGCCCGCCGCCGCGGCACAACTTCTACGAGCTGCCGCGGATCCGCTCGGAGCGTCCGGCGTTCGAACTGCACTATCCGCACATGGCCGCGCGGATGCGGGCCGAGGCCCACATCGGCCGCCGCAGCCTCACTCCCGGCGCCACCCCGGAGTGGTCGACAGGTGGGCCACGCACAGATCCGGTTCGACGAGCGGGTCGAGACCGGCGACACTCACCGGCCCGCGGATCGCGGCCAGCACACCCTGCATCAGGCCCAGATGCAGGCCGCAGATGGTCTCCCCGTAGCGGGTGACGAGTTCATAGAAGGGACAGTGCCGCAACGTGATCCGTGGCCGTGACCGGCCGACGGGCGGGTCGGGCCGGAATCCGACGTCGGCGAGGACATCGGTCAGCTCGGCGAGCGTCTCCTGCCTCGACGGTTCCCCCTGCGGCTGGCGTCTGACCAGCGACGGCCCCCAGCGCCGGCCCAGTTCGGCGGCCGCGGCGCGGGGGTCGTCGGTGTTCGTCTCGAAATGGCTGGTCATGATGTCGGCGAGCAGTCGGTAGTTCGTCGGCCCGGCGGGGTCCATCCGGCGGACCGCGCGGAACAGGACCGGCGGCCGGCCGGGACCCGCGGTCCCCCCGGACACCTGTTCGACGTCGCCGGTTCGCACCAACGCGTTGAGGTGGAATCTGACCGTGTTGGGGTGCACCCGCAGTTCGTCGGCCAGGCCGGCGACGCCGCGGGCGGTGTCCGATTCCTGCAGCAGCCGCAGGATCTCATTCCGCCTGCCGCCGGTGTCCGGCTCTGCCACCGCGGGCATCAGCCGTCCCGCGGCGGCAGGTTCGCCACCATCTCGGTGTCGGCCGGTATCGGGCCCAGTTTCATCGCCCCGCCGGGTGAGCCGAGCGGTTCGCTGCGGCCGGGCAGCGTCTCGGTGAAGAACTTCGCGTTCTCCTCCAGATACGGCTGCAGCGGCTCGGGCAGGTCATCCTCGTAGTAGATAGCCTCCACCGGGCACACCGGCTCACAGGCGCCGCAGTCGACGCATTCGTCCGGGTGGATGTAGAGCATTCGCCCACCCTCGTAGATGCAGTCCACCGGGCACTCTTCCACGCATGCCCGGTCCTTGACGTCCACGCAGGGCTCGCCGATCACATACGTCATACGCCGTGATATTACTCCAACACCTGCTTGTAAAAAATACTTTCAACAGCAGGTTCTCAGGCCGCCCGGCCGGTGTCGTAGTTCTCCGGGTCGGCGGTGGCCAGCACCCACGCGTACTGGAACGCCACCTCTTTCCACCGCTCGTACCGGCCGCTGATGCCGGCGTGCCCGGCGGTCATCTCGGTCTTCAGCAGCACCGGACGGTCATCGGTCTTGTGATGGCGCAGCGCGGCGACCCATTTCGCCGGTTCGACGTAGTACACCCGGGTGTCGTTGAGCGACGTCATCGCCAGGATCGCCGGATAGTCCTGCGCGGTGACGTTCTCGTACGGCGAGTACGACTTCATGTACTCGTAGACTTCCTTGTCCTCCAACGGGTTGCCCCACTCGTCCCACTCGGTGACGGTGAGCGGCAGGGACGGGTCCAGGATCGTCGTGAGCGGGTCGACGAACGGCACCTGCGCCAGCACTCCGGCGAACAGCTGGGGTGCCATATTCGCCACCGCGCCCACCAGCAGGCCACCGGCGCTGCCGCCGTAGGCGACCAGGTTCTGCGGCCGGGTGACACCGGTGTCGATGAGATGCTCGGCCACCGCGATGAAATCGGTGAAACTGTTCTTCTTCTCGAGCATCTTGCCGTGTTCGTACCAGGGCCGGCCCATCTCACCGCCCCCGCGCACATGGGCGACGGCGAACACCATGCCGCGGTCCAGCAGCGACAACCGGGCGATCGAGAACCGCGGATCCTCACACGCCTCGTAGGAGCCGTAGCCGTACAGCAGCGTCGGCGCCGGGAACTGCGCCCCGGCCCGGTGGACGATCGACACCGGGATCCGGGCACCGTCCGGGGCGATGGCCCAATCCCGGCGCTCCACATAGTCTTCCGGCCGGTAGCCGCCGAGCACCGGCTGCTCGCGCAGCAGCGTGCGCTCACCGGTGGCCAGGTCGATGTCGTAGACGCGCACCGGGGTGATGAACGACGTCACCCCCACCCGCAGCTTCGGTGCCGCCCAGTTCGGGTTGGCGCTCAGGCCGGCCGAGGTGAGCTCGGTGTCGAAGGTGATCTCCTCCGGGGTGCCGTAGCTGCCGTCGTCGCGGATCGGCCACAGCTGGATGCGGGGCAGCGCCTCGCCGCGGTAGCTGACCACCAGATGGTTGGCGAACGCGTCGACGGCGTCGAGCCGGACGTCGTCGCGGTGCTCGATCAGGGTGCGCACACGGCCCGAGTCCGGGGCCGGGTCGGCCACCGGCACCTCCACCAGGGTGAAGTTCACCGCGCCGTCGTTGTGCAGGATCAAGAACCGGTCCTCGCCGCCGATCACGGCGTGTTCCACGGAGTACTCCACCCGGTCGCGGCGCGGCCAGATCACGGTGAACTCGGCGTTCGGGTCGGCGGCGTCGGCGTAGCGCACCTCGGAGGTGACGGCGCTGCCGGCGACGATCATCACGTACTTGTCGCTGCGGGTGCGGCCGACGCCCAGCCAGAACCGTTCGTCGGGTTCGTGGTACACGAGCTCGGCGTCGTCGCCGGATCCCAGGCGGTGCCGCCAGATGCGGTCCGGGCGCCAGGCGGCGTCGACGGTGGTGTAGTAGATCGTGCGGTTGTCGGCGGCCCAGGTGGCTCCGGCGGCGATCCCGGTGATGGTGTCGTCGTACATCTGGCCGGTCCGCAGATCCTTGAACCGCAGCGTGTACCGCTCGTCGCCGACGACGTCCACCGAGTAGGCCAGGGTGTTGCCGTCCAGACTGACGGTGGCCGCGCCGAGCGCGAAGAAGCTGTGCCCCTCGGCTTCGACGTTCTCGTCGAGCAGCACCTGCTCGCCGGGGATCTCGGTGTGCTCGTCGAACTGCGGCGGGGTCCAGTCGTCGGAGTCGGCGACCGGGCAGCGGCAGTGCACCCCGTACTGCTTGCCCTCGAAGCTGCGCGCGTAGTACCACCAGTCACCGCGCCGGACCGGCACCGACAGGTCGGTCTCCTTGGTGCGGGACTTGATCTCCTCGAAGATCTGCCGGCGCAACGGTTCCAGATGCGCGGTCACCTGCTCGGTGTAGTCGTTCTCCGCCTCGAGGTGGGCGATCACGTCGGGGTCGGATTTGTCACGCAGCCATTCATAGGGGTCGATGAACACGTCGCCGTGGTGTTCGCGGCGGTGCTCCACCCGTTTGGCTACCGGCGGATTGATCTGCGTCATGCTGAGGGTCCGATCCATTCGTCGAAGTTGAGGCCCGAAATTCGTTCGTAGGCTTCGATATAACGTTCGCGGGTGGCGTTGACGATGTGCGGCGGCAACGGTGGCGGCGGTTGATCGCCGTACCGGTCCCAGCCGGACTCCGGCGAGGTCAGCCAGTTGCGGACGAACTGTTTGTCGAAACTGGGCTGCACCTGCCCTTCGGTGTAGCTGTCGGCCGGCCAGTACCGCGAGGAGTCCGGGGTGAACACCTCGTCGGCCAGCCGCAGCGCTCCGCTGTCGTCGACACCGAACTCGAACTTGGTGTCGGCGACGATGATGCCCTTGCGCAGCGCATGCTCGGCGCCGGCGCGGTAGGTCCGCAGCGTCAGCGTCCGCAGTTGTTCGGCCCGTTCCCCGCCGACCAGCGCGACCACGTCATCGAAGGTGATGTTCTCGTCGTGGTCACCCTGCGCGGCCTTGGTGGCCGGGGTGAACAGCGGCTCGTCGAACTTGCTGGCCTCCACCAGCCCGGGTGGCAGCGGGATACCGCACACAGCGCCGGTCTTCTGGTAGTCGATCAGCCCGGACCCGGTGAGGTAGCCGCGGGCCACGCACTCCACCGGCAGCATCTGCAGCTCCCGCACCACCAGCGCGCGGCCCAGCACCTCGCCGGGGATGCGCGGATCGTCGGCCGGGCCGGCCAGGTGGTTCGCCACCCCGTGCTCGCGTTCGAGCAGGTCGAAGAAGAACACGCTCATCGCGGTCAGGATGCGGCCCTTGTCGGGTATCTGCGTGTCGAGCACATGGTCGTATGCCGAGATCCGGTCGGTGGCCACGAACAGCAGGTGATCGGCGTCGACACGGTAGAGCTCCCGAACCTTGCCGCTGGCCAGATGTTGGTAGTCAGACAGAGCAGGGCGCATCGGGCCAGCTTAGTGGGCCGGATCCGGGCGGATCTGTGCTGGGATCGAGCCATGCGATCACGCTATGTGCCCTACGCCACAACCCCGGCCCGGTTGTTGGCCCAGTTACTGAGCGACATCGTCATCGCACTGTGGATCGCGGTGTGGGTGCTCGTCGGTATGGCCGTGCACACCGCGGTGTCGACCATCGCTGAGGTCGGCCGCAACGTGCACACCGGCGCCACCGGGGTGTCGGAGAACCTCGAGTCGGCCGGTGACCGGGCCGACAGCTTCCCGCTGATCGGCGACGCCCTGGCCAACCCGCTACGCGCGGCCAGCGACGCGGCGCTGGACATCGCGGGGGCCGGCCACACCCTCGACACCACCGCGGGCTGGCTGGCGTGGGTGCTGGCGCTGGCGGTGGCGTCGCCGCCGATCCTGGCGGTCGCGGGGCCCTGGCTGGTGCTGCGACTGCGGTTCGCCCGGCGCAAGTGGACCGCGCTGTCGCTGGCCGCCACCCCGGCCGGGGAGCAGCTGCTGGCGCTGCGCGCGTTGGCCAACCGGCGGCTGGCCGCGCTGGTGGCGGTCGACGACGATCCGGTGGCCGGCTGGCGCCGCCAGGATCCGGCGGTGGTCCGGGGGCTGGCCGCGGTGGAACTGCGTGCCGCCGGTATCCGCTGAACAGCGATTTCGGCGTGCAAACGATCGCTGAGCGACGGTATGCACGCCGAAATCACGGTTCGGAACGGCCGGTGAAGCGACGCCAGGCCGCGCCGAAGCTGTACCGGACGGTGACGGTGGCCAGCCGGACCCTGCCGCGGATCACCAGGTGCAGCCGTTGGGACGGCGGCGCCGCCGGCACCCGGCCGTTGACGGTGCTGGCGAAGGTCTCCACCGCGTTGACGTCCCCGGTGGCCCCGTCCGGCAGGATCAGCGTGGTGGTGCTCAGGTAGTCATCGATGTCGACGTGCACCACCGGGCTGCGCAGCATCGCGACGGTGAAATCGAGGGTGGTGTCGCACATCCGGGTGTCCACCACCACCCGCGCCGGCACGGACCACTCCCCCTTGCGCGACAACGTCGAGAACCGGCCGCGCAACAGCAGCGGCTGCGTACTCTGCGCGAGGTCCGGTCGCCGCGCCATCGGCAGGTCGGCCAGCACCTTGTCGAGCTCGCCGCGGGTGCGGGCGGCCAGCGCGACGTCCACGCGTTCGGTGTACTCGTCGAGTGTCAGCATGCCCTCGCCGACCGCACGCTCCAGCAGCTGCCGCACCGCCGCCCGGTCCGCATCCGAGGCCCGCAGGTGGGCGTCATGATGGCCAGAATCCATGCGTTTCAGGCTAGGGCTTCACGCTTCGGGTTCAGTCGTTCGGCCCGAACTCCACCATCAGGTGTCGCAACCCGGTGTGCCGGTTGCTCCGGGTCCATTCCGGGGCCGCGGCCAGCCGCACGGACCCGAACCGCCGCAGCAGTTCCCCGAACAGCACCCGGATCTCCAGCCGCGCCAGGTTGGCGCCCAGACAGTAGTGCACGCCCTGACCGAATCCCAGGTGCGGGTTGGGTTTCCGGGTGACATCGAAGACGTCCGGGGCGTCGAACACCGTGCCGTCGCGGTTGGCGGAGGCCTCCCACACCAGCACCTTGTCCCCCGGTTCGATGTGCTGCCCGCCCAGCGTCGCAGGCCGGGTGGCGGTGCGGCGTTTGG contains:
- a CDS encoding phosphoribosylaminoimidazolesuccinocarboxamide synthase: MRPALSDYQHLASGKVRELYRVDADHLLFVATDRISAYDHVLDTQIPDKGRILTAMSVFFFDLLEREHGVANHLAGPADDPRIPGEVLGRALVVRELQMLPVECVARGYLTGSGLIDYQKTGAVCGIPLPPGLVEASKFDEPLFTPATKAAQGDHDENITFDDVVALVGGERAEQLRTLTLRTYRAGAEHALRKGIIVADTKFEFGVDDSGALRLADEVFTPDSSRYWPADSYTEGQVQPSFDKQFVRNWLTSPESGWDRYGDQPPPPLPPHIVNATRERYIEAYERISGLNFDEWIGPSA
- a CDS encoding DUF1707 SHOCT-like domain-containing protein, translating into MDSGHHDAHLRASDADRAAVRQLLERAVGEGMLTLDEYTERVDVALAARTRGELDKVLADLPMARRPDLAQSTQPLLLRGRFSTLSRKGEWSVPARVVVDTRMCDTTLDFTVAMLRSPVVHVDIDDYLSTTTLILPDGATGDVNAVETFASTVNGRVPAAPPSQRLHLVIRGRVRLATVTVRYSFGAAWRRFTGRSEP